A genome region from Pseudomonas pergaminensis includes the following:
- a CDS encoding CpaF family protein: MNGEKLFGGPARSAGGNSDHDGLKLVLHRYIIDAIEESGKNLLEGTRQSLAQFVIDKVSEYITRMRLAISRYEMERLAEEIVDELTGFGPLEVLLRDPSVTEILVNGPHRVFIERDGLLHQSDLRFIDDHHVERVMQRILAPLGRRLDESSPMVDARLPDGSRVNAIIPPIALDGPCLSIRKFRKDMLKSSDLVAMQTIDQSIFEFFQEAVGKRCNILISGGTGTGKTTLLNILSQLINPHERLVTIEDVAELQLGHPHVVRLETRPPNAEGHGEVRSSDLIRNALRMRPDRIILGEIRGVEVLDVMTAMNTGHDGSMSTVHANNAQDALLRLETLVGLTGRVVAEKTLRQMICAALDVIIQLTRMPDGRRCVSEVVEVVGVREDVYVTNTLFRLDRRTGIGFLREAINPAGDKLRRESALQS; this comes from the coding sequence TGGTGCTGCATCGCTACATCATCGACGCCATCGAAGAGTCGGGCAAGAACCTGCTCGAAGGCACGCGCCAGTCCTTGGCGCAGTTTGTCATCGACAAGGTTTCCGAATACATCACGCGTATGCGCCTGGCGATCTCGCGCTATGAAATGGAGCGCCTGGCCGAAGAGATCGTCGACGAACTCACCGGCTTCGGCCCACTGGAAGTGCTGCTGCGCGACCCCTCGGTGACCGAGATCCTGGTCAACGGGCCGCACCGGGTGTTTATCGAACGCGACGGCCTGCTGCACCAGAGCGACCTGCGCTTTATCGACGACCACCACGTGGAGCGCGTGATGCAACGCATCCTCGCGCCACTGGGTCGGCGCCTCGATGAATCCTCGCCGATGGTGGATGCGCGCCTGCCCGACGGCAGCCGGGTCAACGCGATCATCCCGCCGATTGCCCTGGACGGGCCATGCCTGTCGATTCGGAAATTTCGCAAGGACATGCTCAAGAGCAGCGACCTGGTCGCCATGCAGACCATCGACCAAAGCATTTTCGAATTCTTCCAGGAGGCCGTGGGCAAGCGCTGCAACATCCTCATCAGCGGCGGGACCGGCACCGGCAAAACCACGCTGCTGAACATTCTCAGCCAGCTGATCAACCCCCACGAGCGCCTGGTCACCATCGAAGACGTGGCCGAACTGCAACTGGGCCACCCCCATGTGGTGCGCCTGGAAACCCGCCCGCCAAACGCCGAAGGCCATGGTGAAGTACGCTCCAGCGACCTGATCCGCAACGCCCTGCGGATGCGCCCGGACCGCATCATCCTCGGGGAGATCCGTGGCGTGGAAGTGCTCGACGTGATGACCGCCATGAACACTGGCCACGACGGTTCCATGAGCACCGTGCACGCCAACAATGCCCAGGATGCCTTGCTGCGCCTGGAAACCCTGGTGGGCCTGACCGGCCGGGTGGTCGCGGAAAAAACCCTGCGCCAGATGATCTGCGCTGCACTGGACGTGATCATCCAACTGACGCGCATGCCCGATGGCCGCCGCTGTGTGAGCGAGGTGGTGGAAGTGGTCGGCGTACGCGAAGACGTGTATGTCACCAACACCCTGTTCCGCCTGGACCGGCGCACCGGCATCGGGTTCCTGCGCGAAGCCATCAACCCGGCCGG